In one Procambarus clarkii isolate CNS0578487 chromosome 29, FALCON_Pclarkii_2.0, whole genome shotgun sequence genomic region, the following are encoded:
- the LOC138369704 gene encoding capping protein inhibiting regulator of actin dynamics-like, translating into MRQELGNKLRSRREDVGAVGLDVSAKESGEPDNEEVSSNTSQRSGNLEYELERLKLEAQIKREERQFQLEKLEQEKLRLESEQKTRVELEKEKTKQMEIEANKFVAAQRRGREVHSESIPMPAAYDRKAREKEVPQF; encoded by the coding sequence ATGAGACAAGAACTTGGAAATAAACTAAGATCTCGACGCGAAGATGTAGGAGCGGTAGGATTAGATGTGAGTGCAAAGGAAAGTGGGGAACCAGATAATGAGGAAGTATCTTCTAATACGTCACAAAGGAGTGGAAATTTAGAATATGAATTGGAACGTTTGAAACTGGAAGCTCAAATTAAGAGGGAAGAGAGACAGTTTCAATTAGAGAAACTGGAGCAAGAGAAATTGAGACTTGAGAGTGAGCAAAAAACGCGTGTAGAATTAGAAAAGGAGAAAACGAAGCAAATGGAAATCGAAGCAAATAAATTTGTGGCTGCTCAGAGGCGAGGGCGAGAGGTACACTCGGAGAGCATACCTATGCCTGCAGCATATGATCGCAAGGCACGTGAAAAGGAGGTTCCACAATTTTAA